A single region of the Rhabdothermincola sediminis genome encodes:
- a CDS encoding TMEM165/GDT1 family protein — protein MTQFLATLGLVFVAELGDKTQLVALGLGARHRLGPVLTGLVLGFGVVNALSVTIGALLGAALPTRAVNLAGGVLFLAFAVWTLRSGSEGEEKDALGEGAGTITVVATTAVAIIVAELGDKTMLATATLAAKGQPVAVWVGATAGVVGAGSLGVVVGRYAGQRLPERVTRVGAAVLFAVFGVALLITA, from the coding sequence GTGACTCAGTTTCTCGCGACGTTGGGCCTGGTCTTTGTGGCCGAGCTGGGGGACAAGACCCAGCTCGTGGCTCTAGGGCTCGGAGCTCGACACCGGCTGGGCCCGGTTCTGACGGGCCTGGTGCTCGGCTTCGGCGTGGTCAACGCCCTCTCGGTCACCATCGGCGCGCTGCTCGGAGCGGCACTACCCACCCGAGCTGTGAACCTCGCTGGGGGCGTGCTGTTCCTAGCTTTTGCGGTCTGGACCCTGCGCTCGGGCAGCGAGGGCGAGGAGAAGGACGCCTTGGGCGAGGGCGCTGGCACGATCACCGTGGTGGCTACGACCGCGGTGGCGATCATCGTCGCCGAGCTCGGTGACAAGACGATGCTGGCCACGGCGACGCTGGCAGCCAAGGGCCAGCCGGTCGCGGTCTGGGTGGGTGCGACCGCAGGTGTCGTGGGGGCTGGTTCCCTCGGCGTGGTGGTGGGCCGCTATGCAGGCCAGCGCCTCCCCGAGCGGGTGACTCGCGTCGGCGCGGCGGTGCTCTTCGCGGTCTTCGGCGTCGCTCTCCTGATCACCGCGTGA
- a CDS encoding SHOCT domain-containing protein — protein sequence MMYWNGDWSWGAWVAMSLMMIVFWGLVVVAIVAVARTVTGRTGPTPEEILDERLARGELSVDEYEERRRAMRDQR from the coding sequence ATGATGTACTGGAATGGCGATTGGAGTTGGGGGGCGTGGGTCGCGATGAGCCTGATGATGATCGTCTTCTGGGGCCTCGTGGTCGTTGCGATCGTCGCCGTGGCCCGGACGGTCACGGGGCGAACCGGGCCCACACCGGAGGAGATCCTCGATGAGCGTCTCGCCCGGGGTGAGCTGTCGGTCGACGAGTACGAGGAACGCCGACGCGCGATGCGCGATCAGCGCTGA
- a CDS encoding Hsp20/alpha crystallin family protein: protein MGELVKREPKPVDVLSRLDRMFEDWTRAMSMRWPMLPGPEFPAERMIRVDEFRDNGDLVIRAELPGIDPDRDVELTVSDSMLHIDAERREEERVEEKGYLRHELRCGSFSRTLPLPEGATESDVKASYKDGILEIRVPTQEPPPPKKIEVTRG, encoded by the coding sequence ATGGGTGAGCTGGTCAAGCGTGAACCAAAGCCGGTCGACGTGCTGAGCCGGCTGGATCGGATGTTCGAAGACTGGACGAGAGCGATGTCCATGCGGTGGCCGATGCTGCCGGGTCCCGAGTTCCCCGCCGAGCGGATGATCAGGGTGGACGAGTTCCGCGACAACGGGGATCTGGTGATCCGTGCCGAGCTGCCGGGCATCGACCCTGATCGGGACGTGGAACTGACGGTCTCGGACAGCATGCTCCACATCGATGCGGAGCGCCGCGAGGAGGAGCGGGTGGAAGAGAAGGGCTACCTGCGCCATGAGCTGCGTTGTGGTTCGTTTTCGCGCACCCTGCCCCTCCCCGAGGGCGCGACCGAATCCGATGTGAAGGCGAGCTACAAGGACGGAATCCTTGAGATCCGCGTCCCGACGCAGGAGCCGCCCCCGCCCAAGAAGATCGAGGTCACGAGGGGCTGA
- a CDS encoding fibronectin type III domain-containing protein, with translation MAGVMLESGPAGAVVTTTTYNDACFGTNLGQTAGQVVSTSISVDAPATVPQGSTFTIRLQPAQAVLTKNAPTPVGTVTNRYINKVRIDYKIPDNATYVSASVVAGTGFGLVSGTPRVDTNATDANVPAGIIRLWGGASPDQGTGTGLWYGNATDADLTADYPYQLPAIDVTLQATGPIGSMIQPKVRFVNPSTAAVDLTYYKTFVSRARSSVIGAVTTNVTCSPRDDTTNSGGTRTSTGDGAGNAGAGPLANIEIVAPATPPSAPQGTPLALPGDGSVTLSWSAPADSGSSPVTGYRVTPWVCPVAPNCLTDGTPQTPVTFNSTATTQTITGLTNGQLYKFQVAAISDAGTGPNSVMSTPVVAGAPGRPGVWAQRESGDGQVTISGVAPADNGSPITGYVITPYIGGVAQTPQVFNNPSTTQTVTGLTNGTAYTFRVAAINARGTGPASAPGQPITVGLPGAPAFSGARVPGDGAVTISWTVPADNGSPITGYTVTPYIGNVAQTPVSFDASTTTRTITGLTNGFTYRFRVAAVNANGTGPLSAASPTVIAGAPAAPTFVKRVAGDGAATLTWSVPADNGSPITGYTVTPYIGNVAQTPVSFDASTTTRTITGLTNGITYTFRISATNARGTGPISGPTGPVTPSA, from the coding sequence ATGGCAGGCGTGATGCTCGAGTCGGGTCCTGCGGGAGCGGTCGTCACCACGACCACCTACAACGACGCCTGCTTCGGGACGAACCTGGGGCAGACCGCGGGGCAGGTCGTGAGCACCTCGATCAGCGTCGATGCGCCGGCCACCGTGCCGCAGGGAAGCACCTTCACCATTCGGTTGCAGCCGGCGCAGGCGGTGCTCACCAAGAACGCGCCGACCCCGGTCGGCACGGTCACCAACCGCTACATCAACAAGGTCCGCATCGACTACAAGATCCCCGACAACGCCACCTACGTGAGCGCTTCGGTGGTCGCGGGAACGGGCTTCGGTCTGGTCTCCGGTACCCCGAGGGTGGACACGAACGCCACGGATGCAAACGTCCCGGCTGGCATCATCCGACTCTGGGGCGGTGCTTCGCCGGATCAGGGAACCGGCACGGGACTGTGGTACGGGAATGCGACGGACGCTGACCTGACCGCGGACTACCCCTACCAGCTCCCGGCCATCGACGTGACCCTCCAGGCCACCGGCCCGATCGGCTCCATGATCCAGCCGAAGGTGCGGTTCGTGAACCCGAGCACCGCGGCCGTGGACCTCACCTACTACAAGACGTTCGTGTCACGGGCGCGGAGCAGCGTCATCGGTGCCGTCACCACCAACGTCACCTGCAGCCCACGCGATGACACGACCAACTCCGGCGGTACGCGCACCAGCACGGGCGATGGCGCAGGCAACGCCGGCGCGGGACCGCTCGCCAACATCGAGATCGTGGCCCCTGCGACGCCACCGTCAGCGCCGCAGGGGACCCCGCTGGCCCTACCGGGTGATGGCTCGGTGACCCTGAGCTGGTCGGCTCCTGCCGACTCAGGGTCGTCGCCGGTCACCGGTTACCGGGTCACCCCGTGGGTGTGCCCGGTGGCGCCCAACTGCCTCACCGACGGCACCCCGCAGACGCCGGTGACCTTCAACTCCACCGCCACCACCCAGACCATCACCGGGCTCACCAACGGCCAGCTCTACAAGTTCCAGGTCGCCGCGATCAGCGATGCCGGCACGGGACCGAACTCCGTGATGAGCACGCCGGTGGTGGCCGGCGCGCCTGGCCGGCCGGGCGTGTGGGCCCAGCGCGAGTCGGGCGACGGCCAGGTCACGATCAGCGGTGTGGCGCCAGCCGACAACGGCTCGCCGATCACCGGTTACGTGATCACGCCCTACATCGGTGGCGTCGCCCAGACCCCACAGGTGTTCAACAACCCCTCGACCACCCAGACGGTGACGGGTCTCACGAACGGCACCGCCTACACGTTCCGGGTGGCGGCGATCAACGCCCGGGGCACGGGTCCGGCCTCGGCGCCGGGGCAGCCGATCACCGTCGGTCTCCCCGGGGCACCGGCCTTCAGCGGCGCTCGAGTGCCGGGTGACGGCGCGGTGACGATCTCGTGGACCGTCCCGGCCGACAACGGTTCACCGATCACCGGCTATACGGTTACGCCCTACATCGGCAACGTGGCCCAGACCCCGGTGTCGTTCGACGCTTCGACGACGACGCGAACGATCACCGGGCTCACCAACGGCTTCACCTACCGGTTCCGGGTGGCAGCGGTGAACGCGAACGGCACGGGCCCGCTCTCTGCGGCGTCCCCGACCGTGATCGCCGGCGCTCCGGCTGCCCCGACCTTCGTCAAGCGGGTGGCCGGCGATGGTGCGGCGACGCTGACCTGGTCGGTACCGGCCGACAACGGTTCGCCGATCACCGGCTATACGGTTACGCCCTACATCGGCAACGTGGCCCAGACCCCGGTGTCGTTCGACGCTTCGACGACGACGCGGACGATCACGGGTCTCACGAACGGCATCACCTACACGTTCCGCATCAGCGCTACCAACGCTCGCGGCACCGGCCCGATCTCAGGCCCGACAGGCCCGGTGACACCGTCCGCCTAG
- a CDS encoding DsbA family oxidoreductase — protein MSEAASTVEVFADVCCPFTHVGLRRFVEIRDQLGRHDVGLVVRAWPLEIVNGEPLVASFVAEEVEVLRRTVAPDLFRRFVPEQFPSTSLPALAVVAAAYRQSAATGEAVSLELRDILFEQGVDISTPSVLDEVARRHGIRVDERDRESVHSDFAEGRERGVVGSPHFFTSGGAFFCPSLEVTRDERGELRVNVDREGLGAFIRSCFG, from the coding sequence GTGAGCGAGGCGGCCTCGACGGTCGAGGTGTTTGCCGATGTGTGCTGTCCCTTCACCCACGTGGGGCTGCGACGGTTCGTCGAGATCCGGGACCAGCTCGGCCGGCACGATGTCGGCCTGGTCGTGCGTGCGTGGCCCCTCGAGATCGTCAACGGCGAGCCGCTCGTCGCGTCGTTCGTCGCCGAGGAGGTGGAGGTCCTTCGCCGGACGGTGGCACCGGACCTGTTCCGTCGCTTCGTCCCGGAGCAGTTCCCCTCCACCTCCCTGCCGGCCCTGGCCGTCGTGGCTGCCGCCTACCGCCAGAGTGCTGCGACGGGTGAGGCGGTGAGCCTGGAGCTGCGCGACATCCTGTTCGAACAAGGCGTGGACATCTCGACCCCATCCGTCCTCGATGAGGTTGCGCGCCGGCACGGGATCCGTGTCGATGAGCGGGACCGCGAGTCCGTGCACTCGGATTTCGCCGAAGGCAGGGAACGGGGTGTGGTGGGGTCACCGCACTTCTTCACCTCCGGCGGGGCCTTCTTCTGCCCGTCGCTGGAGGTGACCCGCGACGAGCGCGGGGAGCTCCGGGTCAACGTCGACCGGGAGGGCCTCGGGGCTTTCATCCGGTCCTGCTTCGGCTGA
- a CDS encoding SAM-dependent methyltransferase codes for MDRAAWDARYAATDYIWTVEPNRWLVAECEGLPPGDALDLACGEGRNAVWLAERGWKVTAVDFSRVALDKGRRLAAHRGVTVRWEQADVLTWEPTDTFDLVAVLYLQLPEAERRRALRIAVEAVRAGGTLLVVAHDTRNLDEGVGGPQDPAVLYTPADVVADTVGSGRELIVERAETVERPVEGAGRPALDCLVRIRRAL; via the coding sequence ATGGATCGGGCTGCTTGGGACGCTCGCTACGCGGCGACCGACTACATCTGGACGGTCGAGCCGAACCGGTGGTTGGTCGCCGAGTGCGAAGGTCTGCCGCCGGGAGACGCGCTCGATCTGGCCTGCGGCGAGGGGCGCAATGCCGTGTGGTTGGCCGAGCGCGGCTGGAAGGTGACAGCGGTCGACTTCTCCCGGGTGGCTCTCGACAAGGGCCGCCGCCTGGCCGCGCACCGGGGGGTGACCGTCCGCTGGGAGCAGGCCGACGTGTTGACCTGGGAACCAACGGACACCTTCGACCTGGTGGCGGTGCTCTACTTGCAGCTCCCCGAGGCCGAACGGCGCCGGGCGCTCCGGATCGCCGTCGAGGCCGTGCGTGCGGGCGGCACCCTGCTGGTGGTCGCGCACGACACCCGGAACCTCGACGAGGGAGTGGGTGGACCGCAGGACCCGGCGGTGCTCTACACCCCGGCCGATGTGGTCGCGGACACCGTCGGCAGTGGGAGGGAGCTGATCGTGGAGCGGGCCGAGACCGTGGAGCGACCGGTCGAGGGTGCCGGCCGGCCCGCGCTGGACTGCCTGGTGCGGATCCGGAGGGCGCTGTGA